A genomic window from Rhizobium sp. EC-SD404 includes:
- a CDS encoding extracellular solute-binding protein produces MTAAPSSSPSSPFRKAIFLSLLAATALAGAAPLAVQPAYAQSQELNALVWCDHTDPELVQPFEEEHDVRVNLREYEGTAAGLAILDQSQPGDWDVLVIDAVDVGRAVDLGIMAALPADELPTGDFFPELVMEDLNARDGTTYAVTEKFGYNTIAYNKAAVDPADMTNFENLFSGKYDGRIAIYDYYLPVLGMLSLSEGIDTGDLDAEALETLREPLFDLRARSSQVSEVVASQTALATGEVDILVGGGEWLTAVLAGENADLDWTIPEQGGVLWAQSIGVLESSENKDLATEFVKYIVSPEGQARLATSSCYWGMPSNAAAGDVLTDEEKTVLRWDDQADFLTRVQRYPVSDAELDTAMQDLWTDMLQQ; encoded by the coding sequence ATGACTGCCGCGCCATCGTCTTCGCCTTCTTCGCCGTTCCGCAAAGCCATTTTCTTGTCGCTGCTTGCCGCCACGGCACTGGCCGGCGCAGCACCGCTTGCCGTTCAGCCTGCCTACGCACAGAGCCAGGAACTCAACGCGCTCGTCTGGTGCGACCATACCGATCCGGAACTCGTCCAGCCGTTCGAGGAAGAGCACGATGTGCGCGTGAACCTGCGCGAATATGAGGGTACTGCCGCGGGCCTTGCGATCCTCGATCAATCGCAGCCGGGCGATTGGGACGTGCTGGTGATCGATGCCGTCGATGTCGGCCGTGCCGTCGATCTCGGCATCATGGCAGCGCTGCCGGCGGACGAATTGCCGACGGGCGACTTCTTTCCCGAACTCGTGATGGAAGACCTAAACGCGCGTGACGGCACGACCTACGCGGTGACCGAGAAATTCGGTTACAACACGATCGCCTACAACAAGGCCGCCGTCGATCCGGCCGACATGACCAATTTCGAGAATCTCTTCTCCGGCAAATATGACGGCCGCATCGCCATCTACGACTACTATCTCCCGGTGCTTGGCATGCTGTCGCTCAGCGAGGGCATCGATACGGGTGATCTGGATGCCGAAGCTCTCGAGACCCTGCGCGAGCCCCTTTTCGATCTGCGTGCTCGGTCGAGCCAGGTCAGCGAAGTGGTCGCGAGCCAGACGGCGCTTGCAACGGGCGAAGTCGATATTCTGGTCGGTGGCGGCGAATGGTTGACGGCGGTTCTCGCAGGCGAGAATGCCGATCTCGATTGGACCATCCCGGAACAGGGCGGCGTTCTCTGGGCGCAGTCGATCGGCGTTCTGGAAAGCAGCGAAAACAAGGATCTCGCGACGGAATTCGTGAAATACATCGTCAGCCCGGAAGGTCAGGCACGGCTTGCGACCTCGTCCTGCTACTGGGGCATGCCCTCCAACGCGGCCGCAGGCGACGTGCTGACGGATGAGGAGAAGACGGTTCTGCGTTGGGACGACCAGGCGGACTTCCTCACGCGCGTGCAGCGTTATCCGGTGTCGGATGCCGAACTCGACACCGCCATGCAGGATCTCTGGACCGACATGCTGCAGCAGTAA
- a CDS encoding ABC transporter ATP-binding protein, with protein sequence MTAALSIQSIDMKFGEVRALHAVDLEIGAGEFIVLLGPSGCGKTTLLSILGGFLQPTSGKVMIGGRNMTHVAPKDRPTTTMFQDYALFPHMSLIDNVAFGLRMRGVGKKERHRRAGELLALVGLPDAGHRRPHELSGGQRQRVALARALAVDPDVLLLDEPLGALDLKLRRQMQDELKAIQRRVGTTFIHVTHDQEEAMALADRIVVMNAGRIVDVGAPQHIYLQPRTLFSAAFMGEINRIDGQGTDAGLETPLGRLPLAANGKTALLIRPEAIGGSGDLALGPATLVDAAFFGTHHRCHYAPLSAPELIIVAHLPQSAVPVEGSVTELYADHHVLIAEER encoded by the coding sequence ATGACCGCCGCTCTCTCGATTCAGTCCATCGACATGAAGTTCGGCGAGGTACGGGCGCTGCATGCCGTCGATCTCGAGATCGGAGCCGGCGAGTTCATCGTGCTTCTCGGACCATCGGGCTGCGGAAAGACGACGCTTCTTTCCATCCTCGGCGGCTTCCTGCAACCGACGAGCGGCAAGGTCATGATCGGCGGGCGGAACATGACGCACGTTGCGCCTAAGGATCGGCCGACGACGACGATGTTCCAAGACTACGCGCTCTTTCCGCATATGAGCCTGATCGACAACGTGGCCTTTGGCCTGAGGATGCGCGGTGTCGGCAAGAAAGAGCGGCATCGCCGTGCGGGCGAGTTGCTTGCTCTCGTCGGCTTGCCGGATGCCGGGCATCGCCGGCCGCACGAGCTTTCCGGGGGCCAGCGCCAGCGCGTCGCGCTTGCCCGTGCCCTTGCCGTCGACCCCGATGTGCTGTTGCTTGACGAACCTCTCGGAGCGCTCGACCTGAAGCTGCGCCGCCAGATGCAGGACGAACTGAAGGCGATCCAACGGCGCGTCGGGACGACGTTCATTCACGTCACGCACGACCAGGAGGAAGCGATGGCGCTTGCCGACCGGATTGTGGTGATGAATGCCGGCCGCATCGTGGATGTCGGCGCGCCACAGCATATATATCTGCAACCGCGGACGCTCTTTTCCGCCGCCTTCATGGGCGAGATCAATCGGATCGACGGACAAGGAACCGACGCAGGGCTCGAAACGCCACTCGGGCGCCTGCCGCTCGCAGCGAACGGCAAGACCGCGCTGCTGATCCGCCCGGAAGCGATCGGCGGCAGCGGGGACCTGGCGCTCGGGCCGGCGACGCTCGTCGATGCGGCCTTCTTCGGAACGCATCACCGCTGCCATTATGCGCCGCTTTCCGCGCCCGAGCTCATTATCGTCGCGCATCTGCCCCAATCGGCCGTGCCGGTCGAGGGAAGCGTCACCGAGCTCTATGCCGACCACCATGTGCTGATTGCGGAGGAACGATGA
- a CDS encoding ABC transporter permease, protein MTRAFSWIYLAIAFAFIFLPVGVLLLFSFQDGRLPVPPFNGPSLRWYADVLGDRRLMSALGNSMLVAAISSAIALLLGFLAAQGLARYRLPGTLAMRVVLIAPFTVSYLIIALGLLNLYNRTGTGLSLWTAGVGHVVINLPLCFAILYAAMGDHHRNAERAARDLGASEFKILALVTAPMLMPSMLAAYFLAFTFSWDEFIIAFLLTRFDVTLPVEIWSLLRSGLTPRANAVGSLVFLVSVSLLLILELAVFRKVRR, encoded by the coding sequence ATGACGCGCGCCTTCTCCTGGATCTATCTCGCCATCGCGTTTGCCTTCATCTTCCTGCCGGTCGGTGTACTTCTGCTGTTTTCCTTTCAGGATGGCCGCCTGCCGGTGCCACCCTTCAACGGGCCGTCTCTGCGGTGGTATGCCGATGTGCTCGGCGACCGGCGGCTGATGTCGGCGCTCGGCAATTCGATGCTCGTCGCGGCCATATCGTCGGCGATCGCGCTTCTTCTCGGGTTCCTCGCGGCGCAAGGGCTTGCGCGCTACCGCCTGCCGGGAACGCTGGCGATGCGCGTTGTGCTGATCGCGCCGTTTACCGTCAGCTACCTGATCATCGCGCTCGGTCTACTCAATCTCTACAACCGGACCGGCACCGGCCTGTCGCTGTGGACCGCCGGCGTCGGCCATGTGGTGATCAACCTGCCGCTCTGCTTTGCGATCCTTTACGCTGCGATGGGTGACCACCACCGTAATGCGGAGCGGGCGGCGCGCGATCTCGGCGCGTCGGAATTCAAGATTCTCGCGCTCGTCACCGCGCCGATGCTGATGCCGTCGATGCTGGCGGCCTATTTCCTGGCGTTCACCTTCAGCTGGGACGAGTTCATCATCGCGTTTCTGCTGACCCGGTTCGACGTCACGCTGCCGGTGGAAATCTGGTCGCTGCTGCGATCGGGCCTGACGCCCCGCGCGAATGCGGTGGGCAGCCTCGTCTTTCTCGTCTCCGTCAGCCTGCTCCTCATTCTGGAGCTCGCCGTCTTCCGCAAGGTTCGCCGATGA
- a CDS encoding aldehyde dehydrogenase family protein produces the protein MIERRQFYIGGAWIDPVTPRDHAVIDPATEEQIGVISLGTAADIDRAVAAANRAFPLWSASSPAERRAACERLLAVYKRRYDEMVETITLELGAPATMCREQQADVGIGHLQGFLAAFDRLKWREVLPNGDTMLREPIGVCGLITPWNWPMNQIVLKVIPALLTGCTAVLKPSELTPLNAMLYADMIHEADIPAGVFNLVNGTGPEVGAALSRHPDVQMMSFTGSTRGGTAVAQDAAPSVKRVTLELGGKSPNIVFADADLATRVPASIREVFNNTGQSCDAPTRMLVERSVYDEVVALARETAEGQEVGDPKQEGDRMGPLVSDTQFHRVQALIEAGVAEGARLVAGGPGRAEGLAKGYFVRPTIFADVDNGMRIAREEIFGPVVCLIPFHDEAEAIAIANDTPYGLAAYLQTGDPDRAERVAARLRAGMVHINGGPHRYGSPFGGYKQSGNGREGGLPGLEDFLEIKTLHFPQEVSEHA, from the coding sequence ATGATCGAAAGACGCCAGTTTTATATCGGCGGCGCCTGGATCGATCCGGTCACGCCGCGCGATCACGCGGTCATCGATCCGGCCACTGAAGAGCAGATCGGGGTGATTTCGCTCGGCACCGCGGCCGATATCGACCGGGCGGTGGCGGCTGCGAACCGGGCGTTTCCGCTCTGGTCGGCGTCATCACCGGCGGAGCGACGGGCTGCTTGCGAGCGGCTTCTGGCGGTCTATAAGCGTCGCTACGACGAGATGGTGGAGACGATCACGCTGGAGCTCGGCGCGCCGGCCACGATGTGCCGGGAGCAGCAGGCCGATGTCGGCATCGGGCATCTGCAAGGTTTTCTGGCTGCCTTCGACCGGTTGAAATGGCGCGAGGTTCTGCCGAACGGCGATACGATGCTGCGCGAACCAATCGGTGTCTGCGGACTGATCACGCCCTGGAACTGGCCGATGAACCAGATCGTGCTGAAGGTCATCCCGGCGCTTCTGACGGGTTGCACGGCGGTGTTGAAGCCATCCGAGCTGACCCCGCTCAACGCCATGCTCTATGCCGACATGATCCATGAGGCGGACATACCGGCCGGCGTCTTCAACCTCGTCAACGGCACCGGGCCGGAGGTGGGTGCCGCACTTTCGCGCCACCCGGACGTGCAGATGATGTCTTTCACCGGCTCGACGCGCGGCGGCACGGCCGTGGCGCAGGATGCGGCGCCGAGCGTCAAGCGCGTGACGTTGGAACTCGGCGGCAAATCGCCGAACATCGTCTTTGCGGACGCCGATCTCGCCACCCGCGTTCCGGCCAGCATCCGCGAGGTCTTCAACAACACTGGGCAGAGTTGCGACGCGCCCACCCGCATGCTGGTGGAGCGCAGCGTTTACGACGAGGTTGTCGCGCTCGCGCGTGAAACGGCGGAAGGGCAGGAGGTCGGCGATCCGAAGCAGGAAGGCGACCGGATGGGACCGCTTGTCAGCGACACGCAGTTCCACCGCGTGCAGGCGCTGATCGAGGCCGGCGTCGCGGAAGGCGCACGGCTCGTGGCCGGTGGTCCGGGACGGGCGGAGGGCCTAGCCAAAGGCTATTTCGTGCGGCCAACTATCTTTGCCGATGTCGACAACGGGATGCGCATCGCGCGCGAGGAAATCTTCGGGCCGGTGGTCTGCCTGATCCCCTTCCACGACGAGGCCGAGGCGATCGCAATCGCGAACGACACGCCTTATGGGCTTGCCGCCTATCTGCAGACCGGTGATCCGGACCGTGCCGAGCGCGTCGCCGCCCGCCTGCGCGCCGGCATGGTGCACATCAATGGTGGGCCGCACCGTTACGGCAGCCCGTTCGGCGGCTACAAGCAGTCCGGCAACGGACGCGAGGGAGGTCTCCCCGGGCTCGAAGATTTCCTTGAGATCAAGACGCTGCATTTCCCTCAAGAGGTTTCAGAGCACGCATGA
- a CDS encoding ABC transporter permease has protein sequence MAYPHNNRQGWGLVAPALLWTIAFFVVPFLMMLALSFAKMEGRSVVSGFFPDNYIRIFTEPSLLRGLVVSLEITVTVTVISMVLAYPLAWIIAFRVPERWQRLVLILTILPFWTSYVVRSYSWLLVLGQNGIINKTLIALGVVSEPISMSASRFATVTGFVHFFVMLLTLTIYANLKQLSPNYARAAQDLGAGRFATFRHVILPLTLPGLMTGAFLTFVLCIGDYITPQILGGNNELTLPQLIMMQLGRRGDFPMASAMAVVLMGIVTLAYLASARWLRIDRL, from the coding sequence GTGGCGTATCCACACAACAACCGCCAGGGCTGGGGCCTCGTTGCCCCCGCCCTGCTCTGGACGATCGCCTTCTTCGTCGTGCCATTCCTGATGATGCTGGCCTTAAGCTTCGCCAAGATGGAAGGGCGCAGCGTCGTCTCCGGCTTCTTTCCGGACAACTATATCCGCATCTTCACCGAGCCGTCGCTTTTGCGCGGACTCGTCGTATCGCTCGAGATCACTGTCACCGTCACGGTGATCTCGATGGTACTTGCCTATCCGCTCGCCTGGATCATCGCGTTCCGGGTTCCGGAGCGCTGGCAGCGGCTCGTGCTGATCCTCACGATCCTGCCGTTCTGGACGTCCTATGTGGTGCGGTCCTATTCCTGGCTGCTGGTGCTCGGCCAGAACGGGATCATCAACAAAACGCTTATTGCGCTCGGCGTGGTCAGCGAGCCGATCTCCATGTCCGCGTCGCGCTTCGCCACCGTGACGGGCTTCGTGCACTTCTTCGTCATGCTGCTGACGCTGACGATCTACGCGAATTTGAAACAGCTCTCGCCGAACTACGCCCGCGCCGCGCAGGACCTCGGGGCAGGGCGCTTCGCCACGTTCAGGCACGTGATCCTGCCGCTGACGCTGCCGGGCCTTATGACCGGTGCGTTTCTCACCTTCGTGCTCTGCATCGGCGACTACATCACGCCGCAGATTTTGGGCGGCAACAACGAGCTGACCTTGCCGCAGCTCATCATGATGCAGCTTGGCCGGCGCGGTGATTTTCCCATGGCATCGGCGATGGCCGTGGTGCTGATGGGGATCGTGACGCTTGCCTATCTCGCAAGCGCGCGCTGGTTGCGGATCGACCGACTATGA
- a CDS encoding MBL fold metallo-hydrolase translates to MSALQRARPEDWYRIRSLSDGVTWIDEPHILEFFRCNVWHVRGRDRDMLIDSGMGVVSLREWVPLVTERALDAVASHTHFDHVGCHHEFECRLCHAAEADILANPDRVNTLAADYVTDDIFTALPPEPYSSVLYDLKAAPATRILQEGDVIDLGDRAFEVIHTPGHSPGGIALFEKATGILFSGDIVYDGELIEGRTAEDQADYIRSMERLLTLPVTTVHGGHFPSYSGARHREIITQWLKTKETGA, encoded by the coding sequence ATGAGCGCGCTGCAACGGGCGAGGCCCGAAGACTGGTACCGCATCCGTTCGCTCTCCGATGGCGTGACCTGGATCGACGAGCCGCATATCCTTGAATTCTTCCGCTGCAATGTCTGGCACGTGCGGGGACGCGACCGCGACATGCTCATTGACAGCGGCATGGGGGTCGTCTCCTTGCGCGAATGGGTGCCGCTCGTGACGGAGCGCGCGCTGGATGCCGTCGCGAGCCACACGCATTTCGACCATGTCGGCTGCCATCACGAGTTCGAGTGCCGGCTTTGCCACGCGGCCGAGGCGGACATTCTCGCCAATCCGGACCGGGTCAACACGCTTGCCGCTGACTATGTGACGGACGACATTTTCACGGCGCTGCCACCGGAGCCCTACAGCTCGGTGCTCTACGACCTGAAGGCGGCGCCCGCGACGCGCATTCTGCAGGAAGGCGACGTGATCGATCTCGGCGACCGCGCCTTCGAAGTGATCCATACGCCGGGTCATTCGCCGGGCGGCATCGCGCTCTTCGAGAAGGCGACCGGCATCCTGTTTTCCGGCGACATCGTCTATGACGGTGAACTGATCGAGGGGCGCACAGCCGAAGATCAGGCCGACTACATCCGAAGCATGGAGCGCCTTTTGACGCTGCCGGTAACGACCGTGCACGGGGGACATTTTCCAAGCTATTCGGGTGCCCGACACCGGGAGATCATCACGCAATGGCTGAAGACGAAGGAGACGGGCGCATGA
- a CDS encoding AarF/ABC1/UbiB kinase family protein, protein MNDRTRREGSAIPSGRLSRLFSLGGIAAGIAGNAAASGLRQVASGQRPQLGNMFLTPANALRLTEGLSHMRGAALKLGQMLSMDPGVLLPPDMASILASLQADARHMAPHQLNQVLAAEWGEGWRARFAHFEDVPFAAASIGQVHRARTSDGRDLAIKVQYPGVRDSIDSDIDNIATLVRVPGLVPPGMNLAPLLADAKRQLHDEADYEREARWLVRFGELLVNSEHFIVPTLDADFSTGRVLAMDFVESRPLDALVAEPQALRDQVAGRLIDLVFRELFAFCAMQTDPNLANYRFEPVSGRIVLLDFGAVRGFDAELSEAFRGLLNAGLDNEREMIRAAMLAIGYFGERTPLMQRELIIRMFQTAMVPMRQPTPFDFGSSDLLERLRTMGQTIGSDRDLMHVPPAETLFLHRKIGGIYLVAAKLRARVDLSAIAEPYRVPVAA, encoded by the coding sequence TTGAACGATCGAACAAGACGAGAAGGATCCGCGATCCCGAGCGGCCGGCTGTCGCGGCTCTTCAGCCTGGGCGGGATCGCCGCTGGTATTGCCGGTAATGCTGCCGCATCCGGCTTGCGGCAGGTGGCGTCGGGCCAACGACCGCAGCTCGGCAACATGTTCCTCACGCCCGCCAACGCGCTGCGGCTAACGGAGGGCCTGTCGCACATGCGCGGGGCTGCGCTGAAGCTCGGCCAGATGCTGTCGATGGATCCGGGCGTCCTCCTGCCGCCCGACATGGCGTCGATCCTCGCCTCGCTTCAGGCCGATGCGCGTCACATGGCGCCGCACCAGTTGAACCAAGTGCTGGCTGCCGAATGGGGCGAGGGTTGGCGCGCCCGCTTCGCGCATTTCGAGGACGTTCCGTTCGCCGCAGCATCGATCGGCCAGGTCCATCGCGCCCGCACATCGGATGGACGCGACCTCGCCATCAAGGTCCAGTATCCGGGCGTACGGGACAGCATCGACAGCGATATTGACAACATCGCCACGCTCGTTCGCGTGCCGGGCCTCGTGCCACCCGGCATGAATCTCGCGCCGCTGCTTGCCGATGCGAAGCGGCAGTTGCACGACGAGGCGGACTACGAACGCGAAGCTCGCTGGCTCGTGCGCTTCGGCGAGCTTTTGGTGAATTCGGAGCATTTCATCGTCCCAACGCTTGATGCGGACTTCAGCACAGGCCGCGTGCTCGCGATGGACTTCGTTGAAAGCCGTCCCCTCGATGCGCTCGTTGCCGAACCGCAAGCGCTTCGCGATCAGGTGGCGGGGCGGCTGATCGATCTCGTCTTCCGCGAGCTCTTCGCGTTTTGCGCGATGCAGACTGATCCCAACCTTGCGAATTACCGCTTCGAGCCGGTGTCCGGGCGGATCGTGCTTCTGGATTTCGGCGCCGTCAGAGGTTTCGATGCCGAGCTCAGCGAAGCGTTCCGCGGGCTGCTCAACGCCGGGCTCGATAATGAGCGTGAGATGATCCGGGCCGCGATGCTCGCCATCGGCTATTTCGGCGAAAGAACGCCCCTGATGCAGCGCGAACTGATCATCCGCATGTTCCAGACCGCGATGGTGCCGATGCGCCAGCCGACGCCGTTCGATTTCGGAAGTTCGGACCTGCTCGAACGTTTGCGCACCATGGGCCAGACGATTGGGAGCGACCGCGATCTCATGCACGTGCCGCCGGCCGAAACGCTTTTCTTGCACCGCAAGATCGGCGGCATCTATTTGGTGGCCGCCAAGCTGCGCGCTCGCGTCGATCTCAGCGCAATCGCTGAACCTTATCGGGTGCCCGTTGCGGCATGA
- a CDS encoding TetR/AcrR family transcriptional regulator, with translation MAGLREQQKADRHRRILDAASALFRNLGYEAARMEDIAELARVSPGTVYNYFGYKGDVLVAIVAMEVEEILADGALMIDRPHLSVEDAVGALVTHYYDHSLVYLNKEMWRMAMALSIRDPNGAVSRRYTALDQQLADQICQLLKRLQIAGLVTAGLDTSAIGQMIFNNLNMMFMEFVKEERMPLSLLKDRVTQQNAPLLRLIRSSAAS, from the coding sequence TTGGCGGGCTTGCGCGAACAGCAGAAGGCGGATCGGCACCGGCGCATTCTCGATGCGGCATCGGCCCTTTTCCGCAATCTCGGCTACGAAGCCGCCCGCATGGAGGACATCGCGGAACTGGCGCGCGTGTCGCCGGGCACGGTCTACAATTACTTCGGTTACAAGGGCGACGTACTCGTCGCCATCGTGGCGATGGAAGTCGAGGAGATCCTCGCCGACGGTGCTCTGATGATCGACCGGCCGCACCTTTCCGTCGAAGATGCGGTCGGTGCTCTCGTCACGCATTACTACGATCACTCGCTCGTCTACCTGAACAAGGAGATGTGGCGCATGGCGATGGCACTTTCGATCCGCGATCCGAACGGTGCCGTCAGCCGGCGCTACACCGCGCTCGACCAGCAACTGGCCGACCAGATTTGCCAGTTGTTGAAGCGGCTACAGATCGCCGGCCTTGTGACGGCGGGTCTCGACACGTCGGCGATCGGGCAGATGATCTTCAACAATCTGAACATGATGTTCATGGAGTTCGTGAAGGAAGAGCGCATGCCGCTCAGCCTGCTGAAGGACCGGGTGACCCAGCAGAACGCTCCGCTTCTGCGCTTGATCCGCTCCTCGGCGGCGTCCTAA
- the speB gene encoding agmatinase, translated as MTTHRFNQPLGGNEMPRFGGPATMMRLPTQPTAEGLDACFVGIPMDIGTSNRPGTRLGPRQIRDESRMLRPYNMATGAAPFEYLQVADIGDVPINTFDLKKSVDIITEFYRGILAHDVIPLTLGGDHTLTWPILRAIKEKHGPVALIHVDAHADINDEMFGEKVAHGCPFRRAYEDGCLINDKVFQIGLRGTGYGPADFDWGRERGWRVVQAEDCWHKSLTPLMAEIRATIGDAPVYLSYDIDSLDPAFAPGTGTVEPGGLTIWQGLEIVRGAAGLNLVGCDLVEVSPPYDPSGNTALIGANLLYEMLCVLPGVGVGRTS; from the coding sequence ATGACGACGCATCGATTCAACCAGCCGCTGGGCGGCAACGAGATGCCGCGTTTCGGTGGCCCGGCGACGATGATGCGCCTGCCGACCCAGCCGACTGCGGAGGGGCTCGACGCCTGCTTCGTCGGCATCCCGATGGACATCGGCACCTCGAACAGGCCAGGCACGCGCCTCGGCCCGCGCCAGATCCGCGACGAATCCCGAATGCTGCGGCCTTACAACATGGCAACGGGCGCCGCGCCATTCGAGTATCTGCAGGTGGCCGATATCGGCGACGTGCCGATCAACACCTTCGATCTAAAGAAATCCGTCGACATCATCACGGAGTTCTATCGCGGCATCCTTGCCCATGACGTGATCCCGCTGACGCTTGGCGGCGACCACACGCTGACTTGGCCGATCTTGCGGGCGATCAAGGAAAAGCACGGGCCGGTCGCGCTCATCCACGTCGATGCGCACGCCGATATCAACGACGAGATGTTCGGCGAGAAGGTCGCCCATGGATGCCCGTTCCGGCGCGCCTACGAGGATGGCTGCCTGATCAACGACAAGGTTTTTCAGATCGGCCTGCGCGGCACGGGCTACGGGCCCGCCGATTTCGACTGGGGCCGCGAGCGCGGTTGGCGCGTGGTGCAGGCGGAGGATTGCTGGCACAAATCGCTCACGCCGCTCATGGCCGAAATCCGCGCAACCATCGGCGATGCGCCGGTCTATCTCAGCTACGATATCGACAGTCTCGACCCCGCATTCGCGCCGGGCACGGGGACGGTCGAGCCCGGCGGGCTGACGATCTGGCAGGGTCTCGAGATCGTGCGCGGTGCCGCTGGCCTCAATCTCGTCGGGTGCGACCTCGTCGAAGTATCGCCGCCCTACGATCCTTCGGGCAACACGGCGCTTATCGGGGCGAACCTGCTCTACGAAATGCTGTGCGTCCTGCCGGGCGTCGGGGTCGGCCGGACAAGCTAA